In Oncorhynchus keta strain PuntledgeMale-10-30-2019 unplaced genomic scaffold, Oket_V2 Un_contig_3461_pilon_pilon, whole genome shotgun sequence, the genomic stretch tttcagtttaatatgaGAGTTGTTGGCCCCCCCTTACTAACCCTACTCCATATTTAGTTTAATAtaaccctactccacctcagtcacatttcagtttaatatgaGAGGTTGGTCCTACCCACCTTACTAACCCTAATCCACCTCAGACGCAAGAGGCTGATCCCCCttactaaccctactccacctcagTCACATTTGTTTTTGCATGAGTTTAATATGAGAGTTGATGTCCCCCCttactaaccctactccacctcagtcacatttcagtttaatatgaGAGGTTGGTCCCCCCCCttactaaccctactccacctcagtcacatttcagtttaatatgaGAGGTTGGTCCCCCCCCTTAATAACGCTACTCCACCTCAGTACCTGGAAAATGATTCAATATGCTAACGTAGGATATAGAAACGCTGATTCCTGGATTTCCTGATTCTGAGAATTATCCAACTGGGAATTTTGAGAAAGCTGAATTTTTCAACCCTAATATGCTTCTATTCTTTTTGACCCTCTCTTCCCCATCACTCTAGACGGAGCGGACGGGGAGTTCTCTGATGACCTGCTGCCCCGCCTTCCTCCTGTGGGCCCCCCCTCCTGGGATAGTAACGTGGTCTGCATCCAGCCAGCACGCAACCTCAGCCGGCCCGACGGCCTGGAGGACCCAGAGGAGCAGCAGAACAACAACAACGTGAGTCAGCTAGTCTGAGGACAACAATGGTAGTTAGCTCGTCTGAGAATAACaac encodes the following:
- the LOC127923996 gene encoding tax1-binding protein 1 homolog A-like, with the translated sequence MRIQSVFLQYPLPYPQDAPTPLLVPRAPHSCTLGTPPPPQTQETERTGSSLMTCCPAFLLWAPPPGIVTWSASSQHATSAGPTAWRTQRSSRTTTT